Proteins encoded in a region of the Zea mays cultivar B73 chromosome 4, Zm-B73-REFERENCE-NAM-5.0, whole genome shotgun sequence genome:
- the LOC100282902 gene encoding triacylglycerol lipase has translation MAVERDIFGISGPTYLKSIDWNCEHNRRSVAASLVQAVYVLERDRQLNHQSFEALAPAWWEFLHFELIRKLIDDADMSIFGAIFEFNPPKEEASGANAPRFVIAFRGTITEKDTISRDLSLDLHLVQNGLHRTSRFNIAMQAVQNVASVFPGSTIWLAGHSLGAGLAILTGRNMVKKGVLLESFLFNPPFVAAPVERIRDERVKHGFRIARSVITAGLTIAMKAKTEGSSQRSVAEESFSILSSWTPYLFVNPGDHICSEYIGYFQHRKNMEDLGAGFIEKLATQNSIGDLFFKALGWESEPLHLLPSADLIVNVSPSSDFKYAHGISQWWQPELNLQCSKYRYS, from the exons ATGGCTGTGGAAAGAGATATATTTGGAATTTCTGGGCCAACGTATCTGAAATCAATCGATTG GAACTGTGAGCATAATCGGAGATCTGTGGCTGCAAGCTTAGTTCAGGCTGTATATGTGTTGGAGAGAGACCGGCAACTGAATCATCAATCTTTTGAAGCCTTGGCACCTGCTTGGTGGGAATTCCTCCATTTTGAGCTGATTCGCAAGCTGATTGATGATGCTGATATGTCCATATTTGGTGCAATATTTGAATTCAACCCTCCAAAGGAGGAAGCTTCTGGTGCAAATGCTCCAAGATTTGTCATCGCATTCAGAGGCACCATAACAGAGAAGGATACTATCTCTAGGGACCTTTCCCTGGACCTGCACCTTGTTCAAAATGGTCTCCACAGGACCTCGAGATTTAATATAGCAATGCAAGCTGTTCAAAACGTAGCCTCGGTTTTCCCTGGATCCACGATTTGGCTAGCAGGGCATTCACTAGGCGCTGGCCTGGCCATCCTTACGGGAAGAAACATGGTTAAGAAGGGTGTGCTTTTAGAAAGCTTTCTCTTCAACCCACCGTTCGTTGCTGCTCCAGTTGAAAGGATCAGGGACGAAAGGGTAAAGCACGGATTTCGTATTGCAAGAAGCGTGATTACTGCTGGATTGACTATTGCCATGAAAGCTAAAACTGAGGGTAGCAGTCAGAGATCCGTCGCTGAAGAATCTTTCAGCATTTTGTCATCATGGACGCCGTACCTGTTCGTTAATCCAGGAGACCACATTTGCTCAGAGTACATTGGGTACTTCCAGCACCGGAAGAACATGGAGGATCTTGGTGCCGGATTTATCGAGAAGCTTGCGACACAGAATTCCATCGGAGACCTGTTCTTCAAGGCACTAGGGTGGGAGTCAGAACCGCTGCACCTTCTTCCGTCTGCCGATCTAATCGTCAACGTGAGCCCTTCGTCTGATTTCAAGTACGCTCACGGCATCAGCCAGTGGTGGCAACCTGAGCTGAATTTGCAGTGCAGTAAATATAGGTACTCATAG